DNA from Plasmodium yoelii strain 17X genome assembly, chromosome: 13:
acaaaatatgtatatgtatatatatatggtcaCATATACTAGCATATTTATTCGCTACTTTTTAATATTCCtctttgaaaaatataaaataaatatatattttttaataatatatatattatcttaTGGTTGTAGGTGTCATAAAAAGGTTAAATTAGAACActaaatataattaacaaatattCTCGTTTTTAGTATCCTTCATTTTTAAGTTGGAgagaattatatatatgactAAATAAGATTTTCTTTTTGAGGGTGCTAGcgattatatattattcgttttataatttgtttatccCCTCATCAattcgttatttttttttatcattatattttctttcactctgtttgttttttttttcattttaacaAGTACGAGGaaatatcataatatatttattattcctTTGATATTTCCGGGTTTTTAAATtcttatgttttaaaaaaaaactattgAAATTATTCATctcaattattattttttttttagttttatgTTTCCACCTTTTTATTGGCTCCCATATTAtgttatatacatatgtataatatttgtgCGTCTAactatatatgaataatttatattaattttatgcAAGGGTgggaatgaaaaaaaaaaaatattcgtttcatttctttcatttttttttaatgcttTAAAATAGTAGAACaatatttgtaatttttaaaaatttattaaaaaaaagatttGAATTGtgatttttctattttttttgatacaaattaaaatatgtacatttttatttccttttgcataaattttaatagtatttttaatcattcctattttgtaaaatttgCAAACAATTTtagcaaatatatataatattatatgcaAATTGTTAGCCATTGTTTggtacattttttaattatacttTCGTAGAATGGCCgtaaatattgtatataaatgattttccctttatatagatatattcaAAAGGGGGAAATTCACACATTAAATCcaacatattattttcttaaCCCAAAATTAAACTAGATAATTGTCATATTACTATTACATAGgcacatatatatgatttatCCCTATATACAAACATTTTTcaggatttttttttacatatgtatatatatacatatatatatgagaAAACgtgaatttgtatatatgtgtgtttGCTACTCATTCTAAcatcattataattaaaacaCACATACTTAAATAATTAGCGTTAGAAAAGATGGaggataatatattaaacacATGTAATTCAATAAACAGTATAAACAATGCGCCATACAGTAATTTTATAACATCAAAAAAAAGGAACTTCTTGaaggaatataataattatggcTATGATATTGACcgtaaaaaattgaaaaaatcattatatgaaaattttgagttgttaaaaaggaaaatactAAATGTTAATGATATATGTATTGATCATTTTAAAGATATGGAAAATTATATTGAAGAAATTGAAGAgttaaaaagtatatataattatttttttaatagtagtaatagtgttttatttgataataatgatttattatatataaataaaaagtttTGTAGTATTAATTTTCAtgatatttttcataataaaaatattttttgtgatGATACAAGAGcatgttttaataattttctaaataatgatgcatataatacttataataatattcaaataaatgACAAAGGGGAAACTatttataatgataatatacaagatgaaaatgataaacaTAGAAAAAACATATccttttttcaaaaaaaaatggataaaaataaaactactAGTTtaggaaaaataatattaaataacgTATCAAATCAACTATTATACATTGATGACTTATCTATGTATGATGTTTTATTGTTGCTTTCATTTGTTGTTAGATTACAAGACgaacacaaaaaaaatgaaaaagaacaAAAAGACTTAGAAAGTATTGCAAATATTAATCagttaaaaattaatttttattcattaaaagaaatatatatatattattacaaagACAAAACATTTCAATGTCAAACTTGTGGATTGAGATTTACGACAAGCTTGGATAAACTAAATCATATAGAAAAtcattataaacaaaattataattatattaacaatTCAGATAAATTGAACAATaataaaagcaaaaaaaaatatatttatcttgataatattaatttaccAATTGAATTTTTTGTGTGCaaatattattcatattttgaagacctatataataatacaattacaaaaaatagtagttcatttaattttaataatcaatTTGGAAGTACTCGAAAAAGTACCAATACACGAGCCACAAATGAAAGATATAATTATGAGATGGTAAAAAAAGATGGAGAGTTTGAAACAtgtgaaaaagaaaaaaataatttaaatgacaatttattaaatattaaacatgAAAAATATTCAACAGAAAACGAGCAAATGAATTATGAAGAAACTCAAACTTATAGAGAAGGGTTAAATGGTAGTTTGGataaattaaagaaaaaaaacattgcACAATATTTGACATCTGATATAGAAGTTGacattaaaaaaagtaaCGAAAATAATCCAAACTTTATTATCGCGAAAAACGGGGTAGAAAACTTGTTTGATTTTTCGTCTCTAAAAAACGAAATAGATAGattcctttttttaaaagaaaatgaaaaagataaaaatatgaatgatAAAAGTACtatatcaaataatattgataatgatataaaatattctGATGAATCTACTAAAGAAACAAGcttttttgattttatatATGGTAATCAAAATACAtatgatatttatttgtctaattattatactttatctGGAGATAATAATgttcttttaaattatatagatGGTGAATctatgtataaaaatattatgaaatgCTTAGAAATAGATGATTTTAAATTTCCATCATGGATACCTCAAAGAAGCAtacaaacatttttaataaaaccaATCGaagaaatatatcaaaatgatgatgatatGAAAAATAACATTAATAGCATGTATTCAACTCCCAATATATGTATCGATAATAACAATGTTAACATTTCTTACATAAATCACAGTAATAATAtcaatgataataatattccatttggcgaaaaaaatatgaatgaatcatatattaatagttACACTACTAAAGAAGTGGGAATAATGAATGAAAAGGTTGACATTCAAAATAATTTGTGGATGATTTTCTCAAAAAGCGATTTTCACATGACCATGAAATTGGCTCCACTTAATATACTCTTATCAACatcacaaaaatataaaaaaattttagcGTCAGCAGATTATGGAAATGATagttttgataaaaattgtGTAAAAAACGAAGAAGATCATTTGCAAATTGCagacaatatatataatgagcAACATTTggaaaaaagtgaaaaaataaaaattaagaaagaaatcaaagaagaaaaaaatgaaactaGCAAAATTAAAggagaaataaaaaaagaaaaaaagaaaaaaagtaaaattgATGATACACATGTAGAAAATagttataaagaaaaaaataacgaaGATTCTAatctaataaattttatgtcATCGGAAAATTTCAAGgatgataataatgcattatttttttcttttgtgaatatatttaacaGAAACAACATTTTACAGATAAAtgcatttaaaaatatatttctttactACTTACGGGATAGCTATTTTACTCTgtttaataatttaacaaatgatataaactttattgaaataaaaaataagctttataattatatatataatagttatGTCCAAAAAGCTCCAATATTCGATTTAAACAATTATCACATATcttattgttttttatgtaaagagaaatttaattataaatattcctATGCATATAACGACTATTACTACACAGATGCTATATCAGTAGATTTGGATAActcattaaaaaaagaaaatgaacaaacatataatttcaattttaacattaataatattaatcaAGATGCTGAAAAAAACATATGCCACAATCTTAGTTATGATATACTTGatacaaaaattaatgaaatgaacaaatttataaacaTGATAATATTAGGCAATGAAAAATCCCAAGAACAAAATAACATAGGGAAAAATTCAGATGAATTCATTTGTGAcgatttgaaaaaaaatcatgACATAATGGATTCAAGCCCATGCTtggaacatatttttaatatgacAAAAATTATGCTCGATCAAAATTTTACATTTAATAAAACTGTTATAGAACCATGTATAAATtacaattataatttaaaaagttgcaataataataatcgaaaaaaaaatatttttaatgaatataataatttatataaaaatttttgtaTTCCATATGAAACGATGGATATATTGTATAATTTAAGGAAAGAAAATGAATGTAACAAAGTAGGCTATATTAATGACCCTATTGATTTCTCATCTTTTTCTGAGAATATTCCtaatattaacataaataaaggaaataataccaattttgaaaataataaatatgatgcaCAAAAATTCCTTGATATAAACCAAGAATacaaaaatgaagatatCGAAAATTTTGTGAGAAATTATGAACATGTCatagaaaatataactaGTTATTCAttagaaaatatttacaaaGATAGAAAAGAAGGAACAAATACATTtaatgaaattataaaatgttatataaatgatagtaatcataaaaaaaacaaatacaatcatatttatttcccttcaaaaaattatttacatactaattttacatattttcataaccaatgctttaaaaattatatagaatATTACATATcaccatatttttttttaagtaaatTGGATGAGGAAAATCTCAACCGAGTTATTTTACATGCCatcaaaaaattttttaatgtgtataaatatgtatgtaAATTTGAAAgcagtgaaaaaaaaacaaatgcaCAATTTTCTGGGTATAGTAacatagataaattaaaacaagAAAAACCTGTGCATcgagaaaaattaaaaaagaaaaaacatttttagttTAGACCCCAATTAGTTGGAATTAAACTTGATTTATTTGATACTCATTGACCAATTTcagtttcattattttta
Protein-coding regions in this window:
- a CDS encoding zinc finger protein, putative, yielding MEDNILNTCNSINSINNAPYSNFITSKKRNFLKEYNNYGYDIDRKKLKKSLYENFELLKRKILNVNDICIDHFKDMENYIEEIEELKSIYNYFFNSSNSVLFDNNDLLYINKKFCSINFHDIFHNKNIFCDDTRACFNNFLNNDAYNTYNNIQINDKGETIYNDNIQDENDKHRKNISFFQKKMDKNKTTSLGKIILNNVSNQLLYIDDLSMYDVLLLLSFVVRLQDEHKKNEKEQKDLESIANINQLKINFYSLKEIYIYYYKDKTFQCQTCGLRFTTSLDKLNHIENHYKQNYNYINNSDKLNNNKSKKKYIYLDNINLPIEFFVCKYYSYFEDLYNNTITKNSSSFNFNNQFGSTRKSTNTRATNERYNYEMVKKDGEFETCEKEKNNLNDNLLNIKHEKYSTENEQMNYEETQTYREGLNGSLDKLKKKNIAQYLTSDIEVDIKKSNENNPNFIIAKNGVENLFDFSSLKNEIDRFLFLKENEKDKNMNDKSTISNNIDNDIKYSDESTKETSFFDFIYGNQNTYDIYLSNYYTLSGDNNVLLNYIDGESMYKNIMKCLEIDDFKFPSWIPQRSIQTFLIKPIEEIYQNDDDMKNNINSMYSTPNICIDNNNVNISYINHSNNINDNNIPFGEKNMNESYINSYTTKEVGIMNEKVDIQNNLWMIFSKSDFHMTMKLAPLNILLSTSQKYKKILASADYGNDSFDKNCVKNEEDHLQIADNIYNEQHLEKSEKIKIKKEIKEEKNETSKIKGEIKKEKKKKSKIDDTHVENSYKEKNNEDSNLINFMSSENFKDDNNALFFSFVNIFNRNNILQINAFKNIFLYYLRDSYFTLFNNLTNDINFIEIKNKLYNYIYNSYVQKAPIFDLNNYHISYCFLCKEKFNYKYSYAYNDYYYTDAISVDLDNSLKKENEQTYNFNFNINNINQDAEKNICHNLSYDILDTKINEMNKFINMIILGNEKSQEQNNIGKNSDEFICDDLKKNHDIMDSSPCLEHIFNMTKIMLDQNFTFNKTVIEPCINYNYNLKSCNNNNRKKNIFNEYNNLYKNFCIPYETMDILYNLRKENECNKVGYINDPIDFSSFSENIPNININKGNNTNFENNKYDAQKFLDINQEYKNEDIENFVRNYEHVIENITSYSLENIYKDRKEGTNTFNEIIKCYINDSNHKKNKYNHIYFPSKNYLHTNFTYFHNQCFKNYIEYYISPYFFLSKLDEENLNRVILHAIKKFFNVYKYVCKFESSEKKTNAQFSGYSNIDKLKQEKPVHREKLKKKKHF